In Spirochaetota bacterium, the following are encoded in one genomic region:
- the pstA gene encoding phosphate ABC transporter permease PstA — protein MLTIIKRQTKLLKSPEIVEKVIFFCTRLLSFFVIIVLLFFIGYVFKMGFSALSWEFITAMPRNEMTEGGIWSAIVGTFYLLLGSSLLSIPVGVITALYLTEYATNKKIVRIIRLGVNNLAGVPSVVFGLFGLSIFVIFLDFGTSILSGSLTLGVLNLPIIIRSTEEALMIVPNTYREASLSLGANRWQTIYKIVLPNAIQGILTGIILSLGRAAGETAPIMFTAAAFFTPNLPSSIFHEVMALPYHIYVMATSGTHIQETRDMQYGAAIVLIALVLMLNITALIIRYRYRKKV, from the coding sequence ATGTTGACCATTATTAAACGACAAACTAAATTATTGAAAAGCCCGGAAATAGTCGAAAAGGTAATATTTTTTTGTACTAGATTATTATCTTTTTTTGTTATTATTGTTCTTTTATTCTTTATAGGCTATGTCTTTAAGATGGGATTTTCAGCTCTAAGCTGGGAATTTATAACTGCTATGCCCAGAAATGAGATGACCGAGGGTGGCATATGGTCTGCGATAGTTGGAACCTTTTACCTTTTATTGGGATCGTCCCTTTTGTCAATTCCTGTGGGAGTAATAACCGCCCTTTATCTTACTGAATATGCAACAAATAAAAAAATTGTTAGGATAATAAGGCTTGGTGTAAACAATCTTGCCGGAGTTCCGTCGGTTGTTTTCGGTCTTTTCGGGCTTAGTATATTTGTTATATTTCTGGACTTTGGTACTTCCATACTATCCGGATCCTTAACGCTTGGAGTATTAAATCTGCCTATTATCATTCGTTCTACTGAAGAGGCTTTAATGATAGTACCTAATACTTATAGAGAGGCCTCCTTATCATTGGGAGCTAACAGATGGCAGACTATCTATAAAATTGTGCTACCCAATGCAATTCAGGGAATCCTGACAGGGATTATTCTCTCACTTGGTCGGGCTGCAGGTGAGACAGCACCAATAATGTTTACTGCTGCTGCTTTTTTTACTCCCAACCTGCCAAGCTCAATCTTTCATGAGGTAATGGCTCTTCCATATCATATCTATGTTATGGCCACATCTGGTACGCATATTCAGGAAACCCGGGATATGCAGTATGGCGCTGCGATTGTATTGATCGCTTTAGTGTTGATGCTCAATATAACTGCCCTAATTATAAGATATAGATACAGGAAAAAAGTATAA
- the pstC gene encoding phosphate ABC transporter permease subunit PstC, whose translation MRKKYSNQNIVDLTTRQLFFIIAFFCIFILLLIMLFLFKEGLPIFREVSPTDFIFGFSWYPTSEYERFGVFPLIVASISVTILATIIAVPLSLSIAIYLSQLASSLARELIKPTIELIASIPSVIIGFLGMVVVAPFLQRNFDIDTGLNLLNASIMLSFMAIPTICSISEDALSFVPTSLKEASYALGANRWQTIFHIIIPASLSGIWTAIILGISRVIGETMVVLMVAGGAAIIPKSVFDPVRPLTSNIAAEMAEAPVFSSHYHALFAIGILLFIITFIFNITADYLSNKYKFQND comes from the coding sequence TTGAGAAAGAAATATTCTAACCAAAATATAGTTGATCTAACGACCAGACAATTATTCTTCATTATTGCCTTTTTTTGTATTTTTATTCTATTACTTATTATGTTATTCCTTTTTAAGGAAGGTTTGCCTATCTTCAGAGAGGTTAGTCCCACGGATTTTATCTTTGGGTTCAGTTGGTATCCCACAAGTGAATATGAAAGATTCGGTGTTTTCCCATTGATTGTGGCATCAATTTCCGTTACAATTTTGGCTACAATCATTGCTGTACCCTTAAGTCTTTCTATCGCCATTTATCTGTCTCAGCTTGCCAGTTCCCTTGCCAGGGAGTTAATAAAGCCGACAATTGAGTTAATAGCCTCAATTCCATCTGTCATTATTGGTTTTTTGGGGATGGTGGTTGTGGCGCCCTTTCTTCAAAGAAACTTTGATATTGATACAGGGCTTAATCTTTTAAACGCCTCTATTATGCTCAGCTTTATGGCCATTCCTACCATATGTAGTATATCAGAGGATGCCCTTTCCTTTGTGCCAACATCCCTTAAAGAGGCGTCATATGCCCTGGGAGCAAATAGATGGCAGACAATATTTCATATTATAATTCCTGCATCATTATCTGGAATATGGACAGCGATAATACTTGGGATATCCAGGGTTATCGGGGAGACAATGGTTGTGCTTATGGTTGCCGGAGGAGCTGCAATAATACCAAAATCGGTGTTCGATCCTGTTAGGCCTCTGACATCAAACATAGCTGCAGAGATGGCTGAGGCGCCGGTCTTCAGTTCGCATTATCATGCCCTCTTTGCCATTGGAATACTGCTCTTCATCATTACTTTTATATTCAATATAACCGCTGACTATTTATCTAATAAGTATAAATTTCAAAATGATTGA
- a CDS encoding ATP-binding protein: MKEKIKFIQLFMDERTDLLTHPQREIDNLISKISQIIDLRVTIVDHSGVVIADSDVDDVSVLGNHKYRIEIKNSISSGIGESIRYSSTLKIDMLYIALNYEYFVIRLSKPLYEIEESLSKLQRMIIIFSLFIIAIAAIIIAFISGKITRPIEETIDFSEHFSKGDYSRRILNYADDEIGTLQKSLNRVADIVVSEMNNLILEQNKLKITIESINDGIAVIDNNKRIILCNYAFISILDIGMNAIGKVYFEVIRGSELNIKIEHSLNIGEQIHFEETLYNGKICDVLIKPIKEEKTIQGILVVLYDVTEKKKMDQLKTDLVGNLSHELKTPIAIIRGYLETIKDHLHDPTQCREFIEKAMLNIDRQNSIINDMIKLNMLETMQSIQLEKINIQEIILNCIEILSSKAGSKDITITNSIDILNQNITGNRFLIEEIFFNLIDNAINYNNRNGKIHIDAERFDKQKIITISDTGIGIPEDSIDRIFERFYRVDKSRSRSSGGTGLGLSIVKHAISLLNWEVSVSSNAHGTKFILKI; this comes from the coding sequence ATGAAAGAGAAGATAAAATTTATCCAGCTCTTTATGGATGAGAGAACTGATCTGCTTACCCATCCCCAAAGAGAGATTGATAATCTCATATCTAAGATTTCACAGATAATCGACTTGAGAGTCACTATTGTCGATCATAGTGGAGTTGTAATTGCCGACTCTGATGTTGATGATGTGAGTGTGCTCGGTAATCACAAATACAGAATTGAAATAAAAAATTCAATATCTTCAGGAATCGGCGAGAGCATACGCTACAGCAGCACTCTAAAGATTGATATGCTTTACATCGCATTAAACTACGAATATTTTGTTATTAGGCTTTCAAAACCGCTTTACGAAATTGAAGAGAGTTTGTCAAAGCTTCAAAGAATGATAATAATATTCAGTTTGTTTATTATCGCTATAGCAGCCATAATAATAGCTTTTATATCTGGAAAGATAACAAGACCAATTGAGGAAACAATAGATTTCTCAGAGCATTTTTCGAAAGGTGATTATTCAAGAAGAATACTAAATTATGCTGATGACGAAATCGGGACACTTCAGAAATCCTTGAATAGGGTTGCAGATATAGTTGTTAGCGAGATGAACAACCTTATTCTGGAACAGAACAAACTGAAAATTACAATTGAAAGCATAAATGATGGAATAGCTGTTATTGATAATAATAAAAGAATTATATTGTGTAATTACGCATTTATTTCTATTCTTGACATAGGAATGAATGCAATCGGGAAGGTTTATTTTGAGGTAATACGAGGTAGCGAATTAAATATCAAGATTGAACATTCATTGAATATTGGGGAGCAGATACATTTTGAAGAGACTCTATACAATGGAAAGATTTGCGATGTCTTAATAAAACCGATAAAAGAAGAAAAAACCATACAGGGTATACTGGTTGTTCTATATGATGTAACAGAAAAAAAGAAAATGGATCAATTAAAGACTGATCTTGTAGGGAATCTCTCTCATGAGTTAAAAACACCAATCGCTATTATCAGAGGATATCTTGAAACTATTAAAGATCATCTGCATGATCCCACTCAATGCAGGGAGTTTATTGAAAAGGCAATGCTAAATATTGATAGGCAAAATTCAATAATAAATGATATGATTAAACTAAACATGCTCGAGACCATGCAGAGTATTCAGCTTGAGAAGATAAATATACAAGAAATCATACTTAACTGTATTGAGATTCTATCATCAAAGGCCGGATCAAAGGACATTACTATTACCAACTCTATTGATATACTGAATCAAAATATAACAGGCAACAGATTTCTAATTGAAGAAATATTCTTTAATCTTATTGACAATGCAATCAATTACAACAACAGGAATGGGAAAATTCACATTGATGCTGAAAGATTTGATAAACAAAAAATTATCACCATATCGGACACTGGTATAGGCATTCCTGAAGATTCAATTGACAGGATATTTGAAAGATTTTACAGGGTGGATAAAAGCAGATCTAGATCTTCTGGAGGAACTGGTCTTGGATTATCAATTGTAAAGCATGCGATTAGTCTATTAAACTGGGAGGTATCTGTCTCTTCAAATGCGCATGGAACGAAATTTATCTTAAAAATATAA
- a CDS encoding response regulator transcription factor, with product MKQNIFIIDDEKDILEIVSINIVKEGYNAFCFSSGEDALKAIEKETPDLIILDIMMNGMDGYEFCKHIRFSKDYKYIPIIFLSAKSEEFNKILGLELGGDDYVTKPFSIKELVSRVKAVLRRVGDNNSNPNTNSLRFKGIELFPDKFVLRVEGKNVSLTKTEFELLHLFLKYPQKIFTRDNIIDHIRGKDVYVVDRTIDVHVMNLRKKLGKYKNIISTFSGVGYGIKE from the coding sequence ATGAAACAAAATATATTTATTATAGATGACGAAAAAGACATACTGGAAATCGTAAGCATTAATATAGTCAAGGAAGGCTATAATGCCTTTTGCTTTTCCAGCGGAGAAGATGCATTAAAAGCAATAGAAAAGGAAACTCCGGATCTGATTATCCTGGATATTATGATGAATGGCATGGATGGATATGAATTCTGTAAGCATATCAGATTTTCAAAAGATTATAAATATATCCCAATAATATTTCTATCAGCAAAGTCCGAGGAATTCAATAAGATACTTGGTCTTGAGTTGGGAGGTGACGACTATGTAACAAAACCATTTAGCATTAAGGAACTCGTCTCAAGAGTAAAGGCTGTTTTACGACGAGTAGGTGATAATAATTCGAATCCAAATACTAATTCATTGAGATTTAAGGGCATTGAACTCTTTCCTGACAAATTTGTATTAAGAGTTGAGGGCAAAAACGTATCACTAACTAAAACCGAATTTGAGCTTCTGCATCTCTTTCTAAAATATCCACAAAAAATTTTCACAAGAGACAATATTATAGATCATATTAGAGGCAAAGATGTATATGTTGTTGACAGAACTATAGATGTCCATGTGATGAATCTTCGAAAAAAACTTGGAAAATATAAAAACATCATTTCGACCTTTTCTGGTGTTGGTTATGGTATAAAAGAATAA